In Halarcobacter bivalviorum, a genomic segment contains:
- a CDS encoding response regulator, with protein MKKIAIIDDEISILDILQRFLSRKNLFEIDTFENPLAALDSIQKKNYDLILCDIMMPQINGIELVKKIKEIKPNQKIIMITAFSTEDKIIECDGIGVDDYLTKPFISMRDVENKVLDAVGL; from the coding sequence ATGAAAAAGATTGCAATTATTGATGATGAAATCTCTATTTTAGATATATTACAAAGGTTTTTATCAAGAAAAAATCTTTTTGAGATTGATACATTTGAAAACCCATTAGCAGCATTAGATTCAATACAAAAGAAGAATTATGATTTAATTCTTTGTGATATTATGATGCCACAAATAAATGGTATTGAATTAGTAAAAAAAATAAAAGAGATAAAACCTAATCAAAAAATTATTATGATTACGGCTTTCTCAACAGAAGATAAAATAATTGAATGTGATGGAATAGGAGTAGATGACTATTTAACTAAACCTTTTATTTCAATGAGAGATGTAGAAAATAAAGTTTTAGATGCAGTAGGATTATAA
- a CDS encoding Hsp20/alpha crystallin family protein, producing the protein MLLTRFDPFKQIKDLEKSFYVYPNSESVNGFVPVVNTREGESAYHIDVDLPGVKKEDIKVDINKDVLTISGERKTKEEIKEEDYYKVETSFGKFTRSFTIPENIDIENIEARSDNGVLEIIIPKKEEQNSKKSIEIK; encoded by the coding sequence ATGCTACTTACAAGATTTGATCCATTTAAACAAATTAAAGATTTAGAAAAAAGTTTTTATGTTTATCCTAATAGTGAGTCAGTAAATGGCTTTGTTCCTGTTGTAAACACAAGAGAAGGGGAAAGTGCTTATCATATTGATGTTGATTTACCAGGAGTAAAAAAAGAGGATATTAAAGTTGATATAAATAAAGATGTTTTAACTATCTCTGGAGAGAGAAAAACAAAAGAAGAAATTAAAGAAGAAGATTATTATAAAGTTGAAACATCATTTGGTAAATTTACAAGAAGTTTTACTATTCCTGAAAACATTGATATAGAAAATATTGAAGCTAGAAGTGATAATGGAGTTTTAGAAATTATCATTCCAAAAAAAGAAGAACAAAATAGTAAAAAATCTATAGAGATTAAATAA
- the typA gene encoding translational GTPase TypA, with translation MRDIRNIAVIAHVDHGKTTLVDELLKQSGTFAAHQEVDERVMDSNDIEKERGITILSKNTAIDYEGVRINIIDTPGHADFGGEVERVLKMVDSVLLLVDAQEGVMPQTKFVVKKALSLGHRPIVVVNKIDKPAGEPDRVVDEVFDLFDQMGANEEQLEFPVIYAAARDGYAIHSLEDEKKDLQPLFETILKEVPKPNGSEEEGLQLQVFTLDYDNFIGKIGIARLFNGTISMGETVMLCKADGEKVKGRVTKLIGFKGLERIEIQKAGAGDICAVAGFETIDVGDSLCDPANPMPLDPMHIEEPTLSVTFAVNDSPLAGTEGKFVTSNKIDERLKSEMNTNIAMSYEQIGEGKFKVNGRGELQITILAENMRREGFEFSIGRPEVITKEENGVIMEPFEHLVIDTPEEYSGTIIEKLGKRKANMTNMVPMGAGFTRLEFEIPARGLIGIRTEFLTDTKGEGVMNHSFLEFRPYSGTVESRKYGALVSMENGEALGYSIFNLQDRGIMYIKPQDKVYVGMVIGEHAKSNDLDVNPIKGKALTNVRASGSDDAIKLIPPRQMSLENALEWIEEDELVEVTPLSIRVRKRELDPTSRRRAAKKAKFADE, from the coding sequence ATGAGAGACATTAGAAATATTGCCGTAATTGCACACGTTGACCATGGTAAAACTACACTTGTAGATGAGTTATTAAAGCAATCAGGAACTTTTGCAGCTCACCAAGAGGTTGATGAGAGAGTTATGGATAGCAACGATATTGAAAAAGAAAGAGGGATTACAATTCTTTCTAAAAATACTGCTATTGATTACGAAGGTGTAAGAATTAATATTATCGACACTCCAGGACACGCCGATTTTGGTGGAGAAGTTGAAAGGGTTCTAAAGATGGTTGACTCTGTGCTTTTACTTGTAGATGCACAAGAAGGGGTTATGCCTCAAACAAAATTTGTTGTTAAAAAAGCCTTATCATTAGGACACAGACCAATTGTTGTTGTAAACAAAATTGATAAGCCAGCTGGTGAGCCAGATAGAGTAGTAGATGAAGTATTTGACCTATTTGATCAAATGGGTGCAAATGAAGAACAACTTGAATTCCCAGTTATTTATGCAGCAGCAAGAGATGGTTATGCAATTCATTCTTTAGAAGATGAAAAGAAAGATTTACAACCACTATTTGAAACAATTTTAAAAGAAGTTCCAAAGCCAAATGGAAGTGAAGAGGAAGGGCTTCAACTTCAAGTATTTACTCTTGATTATGATAACTTCATTGGAAAAATTGGTATTGCAAGATTATTCAACGGTACTATTTCAATGGGTGAAACAGTTATGCTTTGTAAAGCAGATGGGGAAAAAGTTAAAGGTAGAGTAACTAAACTTATTGGATTTAAAGGTTTAGAAAGAATTGAAATTCAAAAAGCAGGAGCTGGAGATATCTGTGCTGTTGCAGGTTTTGAAACTATTGATGTTGGGGATTCACTTTGTGATCCTGCAAATCCAATGCCATTAGATCCAATGCATATTGAAGAACCAACACTATCAGTTACATTCGCAGTTAATGACTCTCCATTAGCTGGAACAGAAGGTAAGTTTGTAACTTCAAATAAAATTGATGAAAGATTAAAATCTGAAATGAATACTAATATTGCTATGAGTTATGAGCAAATTGGTGAAGGTAAATTTAAAGTAAATGGAAGAGGTGAGCTTCAAATTACTATTCTAGCTGAAAATATGAGAAGAGAAGGTTTTGAGTTCTCTATTGGAAGACCAGAAGTAATTACAAAAGAAGAGAATGGTGTTATTATGGAACCATTTGAACACTTAGTAATTGATACACCAGAAGAGTATTCTGGAACAATTATTGAAAAATTAGGAAAAAGAAAAGCTAATATGACAAATATGGTACCAATGGGTGCTGGATTTACAAGATTAGAGTTTGAAATTCCTGCAAGAGGGTTAATCGGTATTAGAACTGAGTTCTTAACTGATACAAAAGGTGAGGGTGTTATGAACCACTCATTCTTAGAATTTAGACCATATTCTGGAACAGTTGAATCTAGAAAATATGGAGCATTAGTTTCTATGGAAAATGGTGAAGCACTTGGTTACTCAATTTTCAACTTACAAGATAGAGGGATTATGTATATTAAGCCTCAAGATAAAGTATATGTTGGAATGGTAATTGGAGAGCATGCAAAATCTAATGATCTTGATGTTAATCCTATTAAAGGGAAAGCACTTACAAACGTAAGAGCATCTGGTTCTGATGATGCTATTAAGCTTATTCCACCAAGACAAATGTCTTTAGAGAATGCTTTAGAGTGGATTGAAGAAGATGAGCTTGTAGAAGTAACTCCATTAAGTATTAGAGTTAGGAAAAGAGAACTTGATCCAACATCAAGAAGAAGAGCAGCAAAAAAAGCGAAATTCGCAGACGAATAA
- a CDS encoding ABC transporter permease — MTYAFKAIKANRLKTSLIILSLIFSITSIFLITSISNGVISMYSSMLKSDGDIIITQKNISDTFFSNIDINLIEKINSLDEVIKTSALIVGASMVEDLPIVAVYGVSENRFKNYELVTGKYPKQGEVLLGKSIYESLKNHNEILISNEKFRVSGVFESSIGFENGGAVLTISDASKIFNKSASMIMVNSKIDTDIEKLVNKINIFDKNIEAKSTTNFVDNYNQFKIIKTSSNVISFISFCMGLLTIASILSITINQRKSEFGIKRALGISMNKIVIQIINEALILGFFSFFIALGISKSVLYFIKNSSFLHGYVNGEISLEISVFILFTTLSISILGSIFPALNASKTDPMILIQGDKI; from the coding sequence ATGACATACGCTTTTAAAGCTATAAAAGCAAATAGACTCAAAACATCATTGATTATTCTAAGTCTTATCTTTTCTATTACTTCTATTTTTTTGATTACTTCTATTTCAAATGGAGTAATTTCTATGTACTCTTCAATGTTGAAAAGTGATGGAGATATTATTATCACTCAAAAAAATATCTCTGATACTTTTTTCTCTAATATTGATATTAATTTAATAGAAAAAATAAATAGTTTAGATGAAGTTATAAAAACTTCTGCACTAATTGTAGGGGCTTCAATGGTTGAAGATTTACCAATAGTTGCTGTTTATGGAGTAAGTGAAAATAGATTTAAAAACTATGAATTAGTAACTGGCAAATACCCTAAACAAGGAGAGGTTCTTCTTGGAAAATCTATTTATGAAAGTTTAAAAAATCATAATGAAATTCTAATCTCAAATGAAAAATTTAGAGTATCAGGAGTATTTGAAAGTTCTATTGGCTTTGAAAATGGTGGTGCTGTATTAACAATAAGTGATGCAAGTAAGATTTTTAATAAAAGTGCTTCAATGATTATGGTTAATAGCAAAATTGATACAGATATAGAAAAGCTTGTAAACAAGATTAATATCTTTGATAAAAATATTGAAGCTAAATCAACAACTAATTTCGTTGATAACTATAACCAATTTAAAATAATCAAAACTTCATCAAATGTTATCTCATTTATCTCTTTTTGCATGGGACTTTTAACTATTGCTTCAATTTTAAGTATCACAATTAATCAAAGAAAGAGTGAATTTGGAATTAAAAGAGCCCTTGGTATTTCTATGAATAAAATTGTTATTCAAATTATCAATGAAGCTTTAATTCTTGGATTTTTTAGTTTCTTTATTGCCCTTGGTATTTCAAAATCTGTTTTATACTTTATAAAAAACAGCTCTTTTTTACATGGTTATGTAAATGGTGAGATTTCATTAGAGATATCGGTTTTTATACTTTTCACAACACTTAGTATCTCTATTTTAGGTTCGATTTTTCCTGCATTAAATGCTTCTAAAACTGACCCAATGATTTTAATCCAAGGAGATAAAATATGA
- a CDS encoding ABC transporter ATP-binding protein, giving the protein MITLKEVSKKYDKDFALKDINLNIKKGSFVAITGESGSGKTTLLSILSTLLKPNSGEITFEDTEYKSIKNMDKFRQENIGFVFQFHYLINYLTVKENILLANEKASTEEIRKLLSLLDINNLINSYPNEISGGQRQRVAIARALINHPKVIFADEPTGNLDSKNSLNVFNIFKKLSSNGVTIVVATHDKELAKLADITLEVKDGQL; this is encoded by the coding sequence ATGATAACTTTAAAAGAAGTTTCTAAAAAATATGATAAAGATTTTGCCTTAAAAGATATAAATCTAAATATTAAAAAAGGCTCTTTTGTTGCTATTACAGGAGAGAGTGGGAGTGGTAAAACAACTCTTCTTTCTATTTTATCAACACTATTAAAACCAAACTCTGGAGAAATCACTTTTGAAGATACAGAGTATAAAAGTATAAAAAATATGGATAAGTTTAGACAAGAGAATATTGGTTTTGTTTTTCAATTTCACTATCTAATCAATTATCTAACAGTAAAAGAGAATATTCTACTTGCAAATGAAAAAGCAAGTACAGAAGAGATAAGAAAACTATTATCTCTTTTAGATATCAATAACTTAATTAACTCATATCCAAATGAAATCTCAGGGGGTCAACGACAAAGAGTTGCTATTGCAAGAGCTTTAATAAACCATCCTAAAGTTATCTTTGCAGATGAGCCAACAGGAAACCTTGACTCAAAAAACTCTTTAAATGTATTTAATATTTTTAAAAAACTCTCTTCAAATGGAGTAACAATAGTTGTTGCAACACATGATAAAGAGTTAGCAAAACTTGCTGATATAACATTGGAGGTAAAAGATGGACAACTTTAA